The following are encoded in a window of Falco biarmicus isolate bFalBia1 chromosome 8, bFalBia1.pri, whole genome shotgun sequence genomic DNA:
- the ALS2 gene encoding alsin produces MDSQERSSEEAEGAKERGLVYVWKAGSCSITPERLPGLSGKTVLQAALGTHHGLLLTEGGEVYSFGKLPWRSGLEESCANSPILENTLLGHHVITVAAGSFHNGAVTESGVVYMWGNNSAGQCAVANQPCVPEPQPISISDSETSPLLSVRILQLACGEEHTLALSLSREIWAWGSGCQLGLITTTFPVTKPQKVEHLAGRVVLQIACGAYHSLALVQCLPVQEMKPIPERCNHCSQLLITMTEKEDHVIISDSHCCPLGVALSDNPPENHIFCPSLETLEGKSVTGSQSEDCQKPFVEEHTLVTLESDGASVLFSSDAQEDGGIPSPGNTLFPEKKEVMKEYLISLSDHSLNESVEKNICTEPERLSQEEQLSACIPGPPGTSTSALNSLVASCASAVGVRVAATYEAGALSLKKVMNFYGTPSSEPGSQSGGGGSLGPEALKDSREEQVRLESMQGKKSSSLVDIREEESEGGSRRLSLPGLLSQVSPRLLRKVGRAKMRTVALTPTYSGEADALLPSLRTEVWSWGKGKEGQLGHGDVLPRLQPLCVKSLDGKEVIHLSAGGHHSLALTAKSQVFSWGSNISGQLGHFNSPTTVPRLAKVCGDGVWSIAAGLDYSLFLADEEDFQPGLYYSGQETTTENNLYENSCTKSPVLLLSCSKVGYISNVIAGGDSCLVLVDKNVMGYIASLHELASTERRFYFKLSEIKSQVLRPLLGLDNLGNANTVQLLQEMASRFSKLCYLIGQHGASLSSFLHGVKEARSLAILKHSSLFLDSYTEYCTSVTNFLVMGGFTLLAKPAIDFLSKNQELLQKLSEKNEENLQLVEVLNALFFMPFGRLHNYARTLLKLATCFEVASPEYQKLQDSSSCYESLAVHLSRKRKEAEYTLGFWKTFPGKMTDSLRKPERRLICESSNRGLSLQHAGRFSVNWFILFNDALVHAQFSTHHIFPLSTLWVEALSEEAGNVNGLKITTPEEQLVLVSSTPQEKTKWLRAISQAVDQALKGTSDLILYGAGGNVPRQEPPISRSAKYTFYKDPRFKDAVYDGRWLSGKPHGRGILKWADGRMYSGTFRTGLEDGYGEYRVPNKALNKDDHYVGYWKEGKMCGHGVYSYATGEVYEGCFQDNMRHGHGLLRSGKLTSSSPSMFIGQWTMDKKSGYGVFDDITRGEKYMGMWQDDLCQGNGVVVTQFGLYYEGAFSTNKMMGTGILLSEDDTVYEGEFSDNWTLSGKGTLTLPNGDYIEGLFSGEWGSGIKITGTYFKPSLYENEKDKPKALRKLGILAVPPDEKWKAVFEECWNQLGCESPGQGDRWKAWDNIAVALTTNRRQHKDSPELLSRSHTQTLESLEFIPQHIGAFTLEKYENIKKYLIKACDTPLHPLGKLVETLVAVYRMTYVGVGANRRLLQEAVREIKSYLKRIFQLVRFLFPDLPEEGSTIPFLATETKGRRSFCSGKSDSRSESPEPGYVVTSFGLLLPVLLPRLYPPLFMLYALDNEREEDIYWECVLRLNKQTDMALLSFLGVQVKFWPGTVSILGESRKVSSNTKDACFASAVECLQQISTTFTPADKLKVIQQTFEEISQNVLETLQEDFLWSMDDLFPVFLYVVLRARIRNLGSEVHLIEDLMDPYLQHGEQGIMFTTLKACYYQIQHEKLT; encoded by the exons CTCAGAAGAGGCAGAAGGAGCCAAAGAGAGAGGCCTGGTCTATGTTTGGAAGGCTGGTTCCTGTTCCATAACTCCGGAAAGGCTTCCAGGCCTTAGTGGAAAGACTGTATTACAGGCAGCCCTTGGAACACATCATGGATTACTTCTAACAGAAG GTGGAGAGGTCTACAGTTTCGGAAAACTGCCCTGGAGATCAGGACTGGAAGAATCATGTGCTAATAGTCCTATCTTAGAAAATACTTTGCTTGGACATCATGTTATTACAGTGGCAGCTGGCAGCTTCCATAATGGAGCCGTGACAGAAAGTGGTGTGGTCTACATGTGGGGGAACAATTCTGCTGGCCAGTGTGCAGTTGCTAATCAGCCGTGTGTGCCAGAGCCACAACCTATCAGTATTTCTGATTCTGAAACCAGTCCTCTGTTATCAGTAAGGATTTTACAGCTAGCATGTGGAGAGGAACACACGCTGGCACTATCACTAAGCAGAGAGATATGGGCTTGGGGAAGTGGCTGCCAGCTTGGTCTCATAACGACAACTTTCCCAGTGACAAAGCCACAGAAGGTAGAGCACCTGGCAGGACGTGTTGTGCTCCAGATTGCTTGTggagcctaccacagcctggCTCTGGTACAATGTCTCCCTGTGCAGGAAATGAAGCCTATCCCAGAGAGGTGCAATCATTGCAGTCAGCTCCTTATTACcatgacagaaaaggaagatcaTGTCATCATTTCAGATAGTCACTGTTGCCCACTGGGTGTAGCACTGTCTGATAACCCACCAGAAAACCACATCTTCTGTCCCTCATTGGAGACTCTAGAAGGAAAAAGTGTAACAGGTAGCCAAAGTGAAGACTGTCAGAAACCATTTGTGGAAGAACATACGCTTGTTACATTAGAATCTGATGGAGCAAGTGTGCTTTTCAGCAGTGATGCACAGGAAGACGGTGGAATTCCTAGTCCTGGAAATACTCTGTTCCCAGAAAAGAAGGAAGTGATGAAAGAGTACTTAATCAGTTTATCAGATCACTCATTAAATGAGAGCGTGGAGAAGAACATCTGCACAGAACCTGAGCGG cttTCTCAAGAAGAACAGCTCAGTGCTTGTATTCCTGGCCCTCCAGGTACCAGCACATCTGCCTTGAACAGCTTGGTGGCCTCTTGTGCGTCAGCAGTTGGTGTGAGAGTAGCTGCTACATATGAAGCTGGAGCATTGTCTCTGAAGAAAGTAATGAACTTCTATGGCACACCTTCAAGTGAACCAGGATCTCAGTCTGGCGGTGGTGGCTCCCTAGGGCCTGAAGCTCTGAAAGACAGTCGAGAAGAGCAGGTCAGACTGGAATCCATGCAGGGCAAGAAGAGTTCCAGTTTAGTAGATATTAGAGAGGAGGAATCTGAAGGAGGGAGTCGAAGACTTTCCCTGCCTGGCTTGTTGTCACAAG tttctcctaGGCTCTTACGGAAGGTAGGCCGGGCAAAAATGAGGACTGTAGCTCTGACTCCAACCTACAGTGGTGAGGCTGATGCTCTTTTGCCCTCTCTAAGAACAGAGGTGTGgagctggggaaaggggaaggaaggacaACTAGGTCATGGCGATGTTTTGCCAAG GCTTCAGCCCCTATGTGTGAAAAGCTTAGATGGTAAAGAAGTGATTCACCTCTCTGCTGGTGGCCATCATTCCTTAGCACTCACTGCCAAATCCCAG GTGTTTTCATGGGGCAGTAATATCTCTGGCCAGCTTGGTCACTTCAACTCCCCAACGACAGTCCCTCGTCTTGCAAAG GTGTGTGGTGATGGTGTATGGAGTATAGCAGCAGGACTAGATTATTCCCTCTTCTTAGCAGATGAGGAAGACTTTCAACCTGGATTATATTACAGTGGCCAGGagacaacaacagaaaataatttgtatgaAAATAGCTGTACTAAGAGTCCGGTTTTGTTACTGTCCTGTAGTAAG GTAGGGTACATAAGCAATGTGATAGCTGGTGGTGACAGCTGTTTGGTCCTGGTAGACAAAAACGTAATGGGATATATTGCCAGTTTGCATGAGTTGGCTTCTACTGAGAGaaggttttatttcaaactgAGTGAGATCAAATCTCAGGTTCTTAGACCACTTTTAGGTTTAG ATAATTTGGGCAATGCAAATACAGTCCAGTTGTTGCAAGAAATGGCAAGCAGGTTCAGCAAGCTGTGCTATCTCATTGGTCAACATGGAGCTTCTTTAAGTAGCTTTCTTCATGGGGTAAAAGAAGCCAGGAGCCTGGCCATCCTGAAGCATTCCAGTCTCTTTTTGGATAGCTACACTGA GTATTGTACTTCAGTAACAAACTTCCTTGTAATGGGAGGATTTACGCTTCTTGCAAAGCCAGCAAT AGACTTCTTGAGTAAAAACCAGGAGCTGTTACAGAAACTGTCTGAGAAGAATGAGGAAAACCTCCAGCTAGTAGAAGTTCTCAATGCTCTGTTTTTCATGCCATTTGGACGACTTCATAACTATGCTAGGACTTTGCTAAAGCTTGCTACGTGTTTTGAAGTG GCATCTCCAGAATACCAGAAGCTACAGGATTCTAGCTCTTGTTATGAGAGCCTTGCTGTCCATcttagcagaaaaagaaaagaagcagaataCACACTGGGCTTCTGGAAGACCTTTCCTGGGAAAATGACG GATTCCTTGCGAAAGCCAGAGCGTCGTTTAATCTGTGAAAGCAGCAATCGAGGGCTGTCCCTGCAGCATGCTGGAAGATTCTCTGTAAACTGGTTCATCCTCTTTAACGATGCTCTGGTGCATGCTCAG TTCTCAACGCACCATATTTTTCCCTTGTCCACGCTGTGGGTAGAAGCTCTTTCAGAAGAAGCTGGTAATGT GAATGGATTGAAGATAACAACACCAGAAGAACAGCTTGTTCTTGTTTCTTCAACACCCCAGGAAAAG ACCAAGTGGCTGAGGGCAATAAGCCAAGCGGTGGATCAGGCTCTTAAAGGGACTTCTGACTTAATTCTATATGGAGCTGGTGGGAATGTGCCAAGACAGGAACCTCCTATTTCTCGCAGTGCCAAATACACCTTCTATAAGGACCCTCGCTTTAAGGATGCTGTCTATGATGGGAGATGGCTTTCAGGGAAACCCCATGGCAG AGGGATCCTAAAGTGGGCAGATGGGAGAATGTATTCTGGGACTTTCCGGACTGGGCTGGAAGATGG GTATGGTGAATACAGAGTGCCAAACAAAGCATTGAATAAGGACGACCATTACGTGGGGTACTGGAAGGAAGGCAAAATGTGTGGGCACGGAGTCTACAG CTATGCTACTGGTGAGGTATATGAAGGGTGTTTTCAGGATAACATGCGTCATGGGCATGGACTGCTGCGCAGTGGGAAGCTGACCTCTTCCTCTCCTAGTATGTTCATTGGTCAGTGGACAATGGATAAGAAGAGTGGTTATGGAGTTTTTGATGATATCACAAG aggagAAAAGTATATGGGAATGTGGCAAGATGATCTTTGCCAAGGCAATGGTGTTGTGGTTACTCAGTTTGGACTGTATTATGAAGGAGCTTTCAGCACCAACAAAATGATG GGGACTGGAATTCTGCTCTCTGAGGATGATACAGTCTATGAGGGGGAATTTTCAGACAACTGGACTCTGAGTGGAAAG GGAACACTGACCTTGCCAAATGGAGATTATATTGAAGGTCTCTTCAGTGGAGAATGGGGGTCTGGGATAAAAATCACAGGAACCTACTTCAAACCTAGCTTGTACGAGAATGAGAAGGACAAACCTAAAGCATT GCGGAAACTTGGGATCCTGGCAGTGCCTCCTGATGAGAAATGGAAAGCAGTATTTGAAGAATGCTGGAACCAGCTTGGTTGTGAGAGTCCGGGCCAGGGGGACAGATGGAAAGCTTGGGACAACATTGCGGTGGCGCTGACCACCAACCGACGACAACACAAAGACAG CCCAGAATTATTGAGCCGCTCACACACTCAGACACTGGAAAGTTTGGAGTTCATTCCACAACACATTGGTGCCTTCACtctggaaaaatatgaaaatataaaaaaatatttgataaag GCTTGTGATACTCCTCTCCATCCATTGGGCAAGCTGGTGGAAACACTAGTAGCTGTCTACAGAATGACCTATGTTGGAGTAGGAGCTAATCGACGATTACTGCAGGAGGCTGTGAGAGAGATAAAGTCCTACCTCAAACGCATCTTCCAATTGGTTAG GTTCTTGTTTCCTGATCTTCCGGAAGAGGGCAGCACAATTCCATTTCTGGCAACAGAGACGAAAGGGAGGCGATCATTTTGCAGTGGGAAATCTGACTCCAGATCGGAATCTCCTGAACCAGg TTATGTGGTAACCAGTTTTGGCTTGCTGCTCCCTGTGTTACTGCCACGGCTCTATCCTCCTCTGTTTATGTTGTATGCCTTAGACAACGAGCGTGAGGAAGATATTTACTGGGAATGTGTTTTACgtctaaacaaacaaactgatATGGCTCTTCTAAGTTTTCTGGGAGTGCAAGT GAAATTTTGGCCAGGAACTGTATCCATCCTTGGAGAGAGTAGAAAG GTATCCTCAAATACAAAAGATGCCTGCTTTGCCTCTGCGGTTGAATGTTTACAGCAAATCAG TACCACATTTACCCCAGCTGACAAGTTGAAGGTAATCCAGCAGACTTTCGAAGAGATATCTCAGAATGTACTTGAGACTCTTCAGGAAGATTTTCTGTGGTCCATGGATGActtatttcctgtttttctctaTGTGGTGCTACGAGCCAG GATAAGGAATTTGGGATCAGAGGTGCACTTAATAGAAGACCTGATGGATCCTTATCTGCAGCATGGGGAGCAAGGCATCATGTTCACTACCTTGAAG GCGTGTTACTACCAGATTCAACACGAAAAGCTTACCTAG